A window of Clostridiales bacterium genomic DNA:
ATAAATAGGCTTATGTTATTTTGAGCAACGAATGAGTGTTCAAAATAACATAGGTTTATATTACATTGAAGCGATAATCAGGGCACATACATATTATTCCAATCGTTAAGCTCATTACGAATCGAAGTTTGAGCATATAATTTATTGAAGTTCAAAAAAGAGGCAGGTTTCAGGGCGTATGTTATAATTTTAATACGCCGAAAATTCAATATGCATGTTGATTCTGTAAAGGATTTGGTTTTCGGAGTTATAGGCGGCTCGGCGCTTTTAATGTATGGAGTCGAGCTTATGGGAAGCAGCTTTGAAAAGGCCGCAGGCGGATTTATAAAAAAGACATTGTCGATATTTGCAGGAAATCTTTTGAGCGCGTTTTTCACAGGGATATTTATAACTGCACTTGTACAAAGCAGCACGGCGGTTACAGTGCTTACGGTGGGGTTTGTCAACGCCGGGCTCATGAATCTTAACCAGGCTGTAGGAATAATATACGGGGCGAATATAGGGACGACGATTACAGCCCAGCTTATGGCATTGGATATAACGGAAGTATCGCTGCCGTTAATAGGAATAGGTTACATAATAATGATATCTTCAAACAAAAATCTGTTTAAGAATACTGGACGGGGTTTGATGGGACTTGGCATGCTTCTTTTAGGGCTAAGGCTAATAAATTCAGGAGTTCCTTTTTTGAAGTCGGATCCTTACATTATAAATTTTTTCAGGGTGTATGGTAACAATACGATCATATCCCTTATAATAGGGACGCTGCTTACAGCAGCCGTTCAAAGCAGCTCGGCGGTGATGGGTGTAACGATGATACTTGCCCGATATGATCTGATATCGCTTGGAGGCGCAATAAGCCTTATGATAGGCAGCAACATAGGTACCTGTGCGGCGGCCCAGCTTGCGGCAGCTACTGGGAATACCGCCTCAAAAAGGGCGGCATGGGCGCATACACTCTACAATATTATTGGAGGAATGGTTGCTATCATCGCAATTAAGCCGTTTATCACACTCGTACAGTTATTATCACCGGGTATGCCGATTGAAAGGCAGGTTGCAAATTCCCATACGCTTTTCAATGTTTTAAGCGCAATTGTTTTTCTGCCTGTAACCAAATATTATGTAAGGCTTATAGAGAACATTGTTCCCGATAGAAAAAATAATCGGTAAAATGAGATAAGAATGGTTACATTTTCATGATATATATTATATAATATCTATGAAAAAAATAAATAGAATTGTTAGGTGAGGCTCCTATGTGGATAAATGCTGCTGCCCTGAAACATCGAGAGATGCCAACTGGGTAAACAGGTATTGCCGGATTAAGGTTTTATCTAATGTAGCTTGCATTTAGCTAAAGTCATATAGTGCTAAAACTCAACGAGATAATTTGTTTTGAGTTTTAGAGCCTTGAGCAGGCTTATTTTTTTTAACAAAAAGTTCTGTTAAAGTGCCTTTTGAACGATAGAATGGCCGCTTATAAAAATTTTCCCTTTAACAGATCAAGCGCAAAAGGTGGTGGTTATGGATGGACGCCGGCCCCAGTCGAAGTATAAATTGTGTTCTTATTTCAAAAATTAATATTAAAGCGGAGGAGATGCTCGTCCATACACTTATCGATGAATAACTCCTCTGCCGTAAGGAGAGGATAATGTGAAAAGATTATTAAGCGTTTTTTTGAGCACTGTGCTTGACAATAAGTTATATGACAGCCAGAGCAATTCGGTTGGAAAAATAATAGATCTTGGAGTGCTTAACAATGAACAGATCCCGAGAGTTGCTGCCTTACGCATAAAAAAGGACAATGGAAATGTTATAGATGTTAATTACGGTTTCATAGATATTTATGAACAGGATAACGGCAAACTCCATATATCATGTGAAAAAACGAAGGAGTACAGGGGAGATAACCTTATATATTTGTCCAAGAAACTTCTGGATAAACAGATCGTAGATATAAATGGCAGAAAAGTTGTAAGAGTTAATGATTTAAAACTTGCAGAGTTAAATGGAGTTTTAAAAGTAATTGCTGTCGATGTGGGTTTTACCGGTCTTGTACGCAGGCTCGGCATGGGAAAATTTTTCATGGCGTTTGCAAGACTTTTTAATAGGACATTGCATGACAGGTTGATTACATGGGATAATGTTGAACCTTTAAAGCTTGATACAGACAAACTTACTTTGAATGTTTCTTATAAAAAGCTTTCAAAACTTCATCCCGCTGATATAGCCGATATACTTGAAAGCCTTGATACGAAATACAGGAACCAGGTATTTCAATCGCTCGATGATGAAACGGCTGCAAATACTCTCGAAGAGATCGACCCGGATATCCAGGCAGATATGCTTGACAGTTTAAATGAAGATAAGGCAAGCGGCATACTTGATAATATGGATAATGATGAAATAGCGGACATTCTGGATGATATGGAAGAGGAGAAAGCCGAAAAGCTACTTGATAATATGGAAGATGAAGATGCCAGCGAGATAAGGACGCTGATGAAATATGAGGAAACCAGGGTGGGCAGCATAATGAATACGGAATATGTATCATTCTCACCCGGCCTTACAGTTGAAGAGACTATCAACGAACTTAGAGAACTTAAGCCCCAATCGGATACGACATATTACCTTTATATTACCGATGGATTAAGGCGGCTGGTAGGAGTAGTCTCATTAAGGGATCTTATAGTTTCAAAACCGGATACAAAGCTATCCGAGATAATGAATCAGCAGCCTGTGTTTATTAGGGATACGGATACGCTGGATGAAGTTACAGAGCTTATAACCAAATACGACCTGCTTGCGGTACCGGTTGTCGATGAAAAAAATGTGCTGGTCGGCATGTGCATACTTGGCGACATAGTCGATGAAGTATTGCTGCCGAGATGGAAAAGACGGCTTAAAAGAGCCATATAGGTGGTGATACTGTGAAACCTGTTAAAAACGGTAAATTAAGAAATATAATACTTTTTCTGTCGGTTCTGGGTCCGGGCCTTATTACGGCAAATGCCGATAATGATGCGGGCGGAATCGCAACATACGCTCAGGTTGGCGCTGCATACGGATATAAATTACTATGGAGTCTTATATTGATTACGATAAGCCTTGGAATAGTTCAGGAAATGTGCTCCCGCATGGGGGCGGTTACGGGGAAAGGGCTGTCGGATTTAATCAGGGAACAGTTTGGAGTCAAGCTGACGCTATTTGCCATGGTAACGCTTCTGATAGCTAATATTACAAATATAATCGCTGATTTTGCAGGTATAGCAGCTTCTGCCGATTTGTTGCTGCCAGGCAATATCATGGGGATACCCGCCAAGTTTATTGTAGTTCCTCTGGTGGCCTTTTTTCTCTGGATGCTCATTATAAAGGGAAACTATAAGCAGGTTGAGAAGGCGTTTTTACTGCTGACGCTGGTATTCATATCATATGTTATATCGGGTGT
This region includes:
- a CDS encoding Na/Pi symporter gives rise to the protein MKFKKEAGFRAYVIILIRRKFNMHVDSVKDLVFGVIGGSALLMYGVELMGSSFEKAAGGFIKKTLSIFAGNLLSAFFTGIFITALVQSSTAVTVLTVGFVNAGLMNLNQAVGIIYGANIGTTITAQLMALDITEVSLPLIGIGYIIMISSNKNLFKNTGRGLMGLGMLLLGLRLINSGVPFLKSDPYIINFFRVYGNNTIISLIIGTLLTAAVQSSSAVMGVTMILARYDLISLGGAISLMIGSNIGTCAAAQLAAATGNTASKRAAWAHTLYNIIGGMVAIIAIKPFITLVQLLSPGMPIERQVANSHTLFNVLSAIVFLPVTKYYVRLIENIVPDRKNNR
- a CDS encoding CBS domain-containing protein, yielding MKRLLSVFLSTVLDNKLYDSQSNSVGKIIDLGVLNNEQIPRVAALRIKKDNGNVIDVNYGFIDIYEQDNGKLHISCEKTKEYRGDNLIYLSKKLLDKQIVDINGRKVVRVNDLKLAELNGVLKVIAVDVGFTGLVRRLGMGKFFMAFARLFNRTLHDRLITWDNVEPLKLDTDKLTLNVSYKKLSKLHPADIADILESLDTKYRNQVFQSLDDETAANTLEEIDPDIQADMLDSLNEDKASGILDNMDNDEIADILDDMEEEKAEKLLDNMEDEDASEIRTLMKYEETRVGSIMNTEYVSFSPGLTVEETINELRELKPQSDTTYYLYITDGLRRLVGVVSLRDLIVSKPDTKLSEIMNQQPVFIRDTDTLDEVTELITKYDLLAVPVVDEKNVLVGMCILGDIVDEVLLPRWKRRLKRAI